ATTTTATTTCCAACAATTTAAAGCGCCTGAATCAGAGCCATCATCTGTTTTTGTATTTGATAAGTGGCTTTATACCATGATGCACTTCACCTTGTTCTACAACAATCTTCCCATCACGATCTATTAATAAATGTTCCTTAAACGTATAAAAAGCATAAACTACTCCGTTAACCATTAAATGACCATTCCCAACACCTTTGCTTGTCACTTTATACTCCTTATGTCCAATTTTTATATTAAGCTCTGCAAACGGAGCCTGAAGGCCGCTTCCTGTATACTCTCGAAACTCAAAAGCAGCTTTTTGCTTTCCTGTATCGACGGTCAGGAGAGTGAAATTTTTAAAAGGAAAGTTCCGCCTGCCTGAGAAGACGCCACCTTCTTGATTATGGGGAGATGGTAACTCAGAAGTACATCCAATTAAAACAGAAAGAATAATTATAGTAATGAAGCAACTATTTTTTCTCAATTTTTAGATCCTTATGTGTGAGGGATGAAAATAGCTGTATAACATAGTAAATCACTAGTGTGTCTTTTTGTACATGATGAATTTGCATTGTTTAGCCGATCTCACCTAATCTATACAGTCACAAGCAATTTATATAAAATCAAAAAATTTGTGTTATAGTTATTCGGTATGGTGGTGTTTAATTATTTGCCTTGCGGTATAAGCTGTTTTGCTTTTTCTATTTTGGCACAGAATTCAACTCTCGAATTAGATTCGATGGCGAGGCGGGTAAATGATTTGAGTACCGGGTCGTTCATGCTTTTTGGCAGATATGATAAGGATTTATGGGAAAGAAGGTTTTTGTCCAAAGTTTTTGACATTTTCATACAGCTGCTTATGTTCGTTTCTTCATACAATTTAGGACCGAAAATTCCAAATCTTGAGCGTTTTACAAGAACTCCTACCTGTGCGATACTTATAAATACATATTCCCTGCGATTTAATGCAACACGGGCAAGGCATGCTTTTGCGTCATCAAGAAATTTAATCAGTTTCCCCATAGTTCCTATCTCACGATTAATATTTGCATTCAATTAAGTTAAAAATGAATAACCGGCATCAGCCAGTTAAACGTACTACATATATTTTAACTTAATTTAGCATGTCAACACTAAAATATCGCAGGCAAAGAGATGGGGTGTTTCGATACCGGCTGGCTTAAAGCTCATGGAAACGCCAGCCGGTATCGAAAAAAGTTTGAGGTATGCAGGAAAAAGAGTATTTTATCTTTTCGATCTGTTATTAATAAAGACCCTTATTGCTTTTTACCTTTGTTATTTTGATCTTTAATAAATACACTGTTATTTTTTTCTCCTGTATTTGAAAGGCTTTTAACTCCCATGGTGTTTAAGAGGGCATTTATGTCTGTGGTTTTAAGATTCATCCCACCTTCCGAAACCGGAAGCAGAACAATTTTTTTACCTTGCAGAGCTTCGGCAATCTCAAGCTTTACCAAGGCTTCACCGCCAATACTGCTCAGGGCGTCATTCATTTCCTTGATACCTTTTGCTTCGGCTATTCCTTCGGCTTTGATTGCTTCAGCAAGCAACATTTGTTTCTCATAATAGACATCTACCTGGATCTTGGCCTTCAGGTATTCACCGTCAACATCTGCAACAATCTTGTTTACTTCACCTCTTACTTCCTCCAGTTTTCGTTTATATTCCTCAGTGGCTGCATGCTGCGCTGACTTGTTCCTTTCAACTTGCTGGTCTGCCACCTTTTTGTCTTCAATTGCTTTCTGGTATTTTGGATTAAAACGATAATCCTTTGTAAGAACCTTTTCTATGATAATCCCCATTGGCTCAAGCATTGACTGGAGTACTTCTTTGGCTTTTTTTGCCTGCCCCTCTCGCAGAGCGGATACATAGAATTCCTCAGTTTTTAATTCTCCGAATATGTCTCTGGGCTTACTACGTGTGATGGTTCTGACAATTTTGTCGCGAAGCTCTTTATCATTCCGAGCCACATTCTGGAGTATCAGATATGCTTTGGCCCGGTCTATTTTGTAAACGATAATCACATCCAGACTGATGTCATTGCCATCTATGGTTTTAAACAAAAGATCATCCCTGGTACTTCTGTCGCCCCTTCCCCGGTGATAAGTAAATTCTAAATTCTGAAGTTTAGTATCAAAGGTGTGCCAATCATTGATTAAAGGCAGGAACACATATTTTGATCCGGGCTCATATACTTTTGGGTCAACCCCTTTTTCTCCGAATAAAGCAAGTTTTCTTGTTCTAACCCCCACCTCTGTCTCACCGGTGGAATAAAAAATACATCCTTGAATGGAAAGTAACATGATAATTGCTATGGTCATTGTGAAGATTCGTTTCATTTCGCACCTCCTTTTCTAACATCAAAAAGTTTCAGTGCTTTATCAAGGTCAAGCGGATTTACCCCCGAAGGACCATCGCTAGGCAGAACAATAATATCAAGCCCCTTGTATACATTTGCCATTTTCAATCCGACCATCCTTTCGGCGCCTTTCCCTTTTAAGGCTTCATTTTTAAGTCTTACCTTTTCGGCTTCGGCAAGTTTTACCAGAAGGTTTGCTTCAGCCGTCTTTTTTCGGTAGTAAAGATCCTTTTCCGCATTTTTTCTGGTGACATAAGCCTTCCCTTTTTCCATCTCAACAGAAACGATAACTTTGCCTTCTTGTTCTATTTTTTTCAACTTGGCTTCTTCAATGGCTGCGCGTGCTTCAGCCATGTTTTTAAAAACAAGCTGATCTTTTAGCTTTTTTTCTTCAATGTTTTTCTGGATTTCCGGGCTGTATTCAAAATAACGGACAAGCACATGGTCAACATAGATTCCCTTTTTTTCGAGCTCCCCGTTCAGCTTGACCCTGGCCGCTTCCGCTTTTTCTGAACGGAGCAGGCTGTTATAGAATTCTTCCGTTGTGAGCTCTCCCAGCGTTTCTTTTAAGGCTGGCTCCGTTTTTGGAATAATTCCATTATCCTCAAAAAGATTGCCCGGACCAATAATGGTAAACACTTTATACGGGTCAGCGATGTGATAAAGAATGGACACATCTACATCTACGAAAAAACCATCTGATGTTTG
This is a stretch of genomic DNA from Pseudomonadota bacterium. It encodes these proteins:
- a CDS encoding prohibitin family protein, whose product is MKRIFTMTIAIIMLLSIQGCIFYSTGETEVGVRTRKLALFGEKGVDPKVYEPGSKYVFLPLINDWHTFDTKLQNLEFTYHRGRGDRSTRDDLLFKTIDGNDISLDVIIVYKIDRAKAYLILQNVARNDKELRDKIVRTITRSKPRDIFGELKTEEFYVSALREGQAKKAKEVLQSMLEPMGIIIEKVLTKDYRFNPKYQKAIEDKKVADQQVERNKSAQHAATEEYKRKLEEVRGEVNKIVADVDGEYLKAKIQVDVYYEKQMLLAEAIKAEGIAEAKGIKEMNDALSSIGGEALVKLEIAEALQGKKIVLLPVSEGGMNLKTTDINALLNTMGVKSLSNTGEKNNSVFIKDQNNKGKKQ
- a CDS encoding SPFH domain-containing protein → MEGYPKNLSFADFKSKFKIPKLKPSLAGKLGLLIVLLAIVIVIYNSFLKYVEPNEYGIKQVDIGINRGIQQEIYQTGLHFIIPFMQKMHYLPRDIQVLELTKYPRTASIYAREEKAAHIQTSDGFFVDVDVSILYHIADPYKVFTIIGPGNLFEDNGIIPKTEPALKETLGELTTEEFYNSLLRSEKAEAARVKLNGELEKKGIYVDHVLVRYFEYSPEIQKNIEEKKLKDQLVFKNMAEARAAIEEAKLKKIEQEGKVIVSVEMEKGKAYVTRKNAEKDLYYRKKTAEANLLVKLAEAEKVRLKNEALKGKGAERMVGLKMANVYKGLDIIVLPSDGPSGVNPLDLDKALKLFDVRKGGAK